One genomic segment of Clostridium estertheticum subsp. estertheticum includes these proteins:
- a CDS encoding DUF441 domain-containing protein has translation MNPTIILLLILAAAIFGKANSVAIATCILLMAKLLGLDKYVYPPLQKSGMTWGLILLIAAIMIPIANGTITFVNIKSVFTSWIGITALVLSFLTTYLSGQGLNYLTVQGHSDIMPAMIVGAVAAASFLGGVPVGPLITSGILAVFLKTIHK, from the coding sequence TTGAATCCAACTATTATTTTATTGTTGATTCTTGCCGCTGCCATATTTGGCAAAGCAAATTCGGTCGCCATTGCAACATGTATTTTACTTATGGCAAAACTTTTAGGATTGGACAAATATGTGTATCCACCTCTTCAAAAGAGCGGAATGACATGGGGACTAATACTTCTTATAGCTGCCATTATGATACCTATAGCTAACGGTACCATAACATTCGTAAACATAAAAAGTGTATTTACATCCTGGATAGGCATAACAGCTTTAGTTCTTTCTTTTTTAACAACATATTTAAGCGGACAAGGTTTAAACTATCTTACTGTTCAGGGTCATAGTGATATAATGCCTGCCATGATAGTCGGAGCAGTTGCAGCTGCATCATTTTTAGGTGGAGTACCCGTAGGTCCACTTATTACATCTGGAATACTTGCGGTATTTTTGAAAACTATTCATAAATGA
- a CDS encoding cytidylate kinase family protein, translating to MKLKITITGDLYSGKSSVAKGVCEVMDYTYFSVGELQRRLAVEKGMSIMEYNDYVFQNNLDHEVDNRTMAIGIENENFIFDARLAWYFIPNSFKIYFKVDIDIAVERAMESNRGECENYTCVQEAKERIIGRRRLEVTRFNEIYNIDIDNDSNYDLVIDTSHMTMKAVIEKTIEKLRECSDKK from the coding sequence GTGAAATTGAAAATAACTATAACAGGGGATTTATATTCGGGAAAGAGCAGTGTTGCTAAGGGTGTATGTGAGGTAATGGATTATACCTATTTTAGTGTGGGTGAATTACAAAGAAGGCTTGCGGTAGAAAAAGGTATGTCTATTATGGAATACAATGATTATGTGTTCCAAAACAATTTAGATCATGAGGTTGACAATAGGACCATGGCAATTGGCATAGAGAATGAAAACTTTATTTTTGATGCCAGACTTGCTTGGTATTTCATACCAAACTCTTTTAAGATTTATTTCAAAGTGGATATAGATATTGCAGTAGAACGTGCTATGGAAAGCAATCGAGGAGAGTGTGAAAATTATACTTGTGTGCAAGAGGCCAAAGAGAGGATAATTGGAAGAAGAAGACTCGAGGTAACAAGGTTTAATGAAATATATAACATTGATATAGATAATGATAGTAACTATGATTTAGTTATTGATACTTCTCACATGACTATGAAAGCCGTAATTGAAAAAACTATAGAGAAGTTACGAGAATGTAGTGATAAAAAGTAA
- a CDS encoding GntR family transcriptional regulator, which translates to MTTNTILKPIYKKIAIDITNRILSGDFCIGDKLYGRSSLASEYNVSPETIRRSVTLLSDMDIVTVTKGSGIVITSVDNCLKFIDKFKDIDSISSIKQNIFNLLEKKKELDKSINCSIDELIDYSSRFKNSNPFIPYEFEIQPEMVIIGKTVSESKFWQSTGATIIGIRRDDKLMLSPGPHSTFKIKDIFIVICDECSYNRIKTFLYGNQ; encoded by the coding sequence ATGACAACTAACACTATTTTAAAACCTATTTATAAAAAAATAGCTATAGATATTACTAATAGAATATTATCAGGAGATTTTTGTATAGGGGATAAACTATATGGTCGCTCTTCTCTTGCGAGCGAATATAACGTATCACCAGAAACTATAAGAAGATCTGTAACTCTTTTAAGTGACATGGATATAGTTACCGTTACTAAAGGGAGTGGAATAGTCATAACCTCCGTGGATAATTGCCTAAAATTTATTGATAAATTTAAAGATATAGATTCAATAAGTTCTATTAAACAAAATATTTTTAACTTACTCGAAAAGAAAAAAGAGTTAGATAAAAGTATAAATTGTTCTATTGATGAACTAATAGATTATTCTAGTAGATTTAAAAATAGCAATCCATTTATTCCATATGAATTTGAAATACAGCCTGAAATGGTTATTATAGGTAAAACAGTATCTGAATCTAAATTTTGGCAAAGTACAGGTGCAACTATAATCGGTATCAGGCGTGATGATAAATTAATGCTTTCGCCGGGTCCACATTCTACCTTCAAAATCAAAGATATCTTCATAGTAATTTGTGACGAGTGTAGTTACAATAGAATTAAAACTTTTCTTTATGGAAATCAATAA
- a CDS encoding NADPH-dependent oxidoreductase, whose translation MNEVIKLLNDHRSVRDYKSDAVSEEDLDLIIRASQAAPSSINGQQVTIISVQNIEKKNKLSKLVGNQVYVDKAPVFLVFCADFYRAKLASEINGEEFVITESEEAKLVGAVDVGLALSNAIAAAESLGLGIVPIGGIRKEAEAVAELLELPELVYPMVGLVIGHPADKSEVKPRFPKDVIYNKEVYNKDSLELKSKIKKYDKVVKDHMIKVTNGRLSNSWSQDISGTYKYFYYPKVKESLERQGFKGNK comes from the coding sequence ATGAATGAAGTAATTAAATTATTAAATGATCATAGATCAGTTAGAGATTATAAATCTGATGCTGTAAGTGAGGAAGATTTAGACCTAATAATAAGAGCTAGTCAAGCTGCTCCTTCTTCTATAAATGGGCAACAAGTTACTATAATTAGTGTGCAAAATATTGAGAAGAAAAATAAGTTATCAAAACTTGTGGGAAATCAAGTTTATGTTGATAAAGCACCTGTTTTCTTAGTGTTTTGTGCAGATTTTTATAGAGCTAAGCTTGCGTCTGAAATTAATGGCGAAGAGTTTGTAATTACTGAAAGTGAAGAAGCAAAATTAGTAGGTGCAGTAGATGTAGGATTGGCACTTAGTAATGCGATAGCTGCAGCAGAGTCATTAGGTCTTGGAATTGTACCAATAGGAGGTATCAGAAAAGAGGCGGAGGCAGTAGCTGAACTTTTAGAATTACCTGAACTTGTATATCCGATGGTAGGACTTGTCATTGGTCATCCGGCTGATAAGTCAGAAGTTAAACCAAGATTTCCTAAAGATGTGATTTATAATAAAGAAGTTTACAATAAAGATTCTTTAGAGTTGAAATCAAAAATTAAAAAATATGATAAAGTAGTTAAAGATCATATGATAAAAGTAACAAATGGTAGACTTAGCAATTCATGGAGCCAGGATATATCAGGAACATATAAATATTTTTATTATCCAAAAGTGAAAGAATCACTTGAAAGACAAGGATTTAAAGGTAATAAATAA
- the mgtE gene encoding magnesium transporter, whose protein sequence is MSHKLNEIELTEFLLTESIDEVNKLIQFIHPADILIAIRQYEGFKLDLFKKLSPNIIADIIDDADDDEKYALLSIHEGIMQKKIIHEMSSDELVDLLEAVTDDEAKNIMINMDKEDVDEVTELLTYPPDSAGGIMATEFVSIKENMTIGETLHYLQKETPDVDNAYYIYVVDDNALLKGVISLRDIVINSFNVKISDIMNDNAMSIPVDMDKEEVGHIFEKYGYLTMPVVNEFMQILGIVTSDDVMEILSDEHTEDLYRLAGIKEDEKVTGSLKSAVRSRLPWLFVNLLTAILAAATVSLFEGTIQKVVALATFMPIVAGMGGNAGTQTLTIIIRSIALGEIDAKNSLKILLKEFGVGLLTGIAMGVAVAILGYLWEKNIVFGVVIGLSMVLNMVAATISGFTVPVILKKLNIDPALASAVFVTTVTDVLGFFFFLGLATLFLPYLI, encoded by the coding sequence ATGTCACATAAATTAAACGAAATAGAACTAACTGAATTTTTATTAACTGAGTCTATAGATGAAGTAAATAAACTTATTCAATTTATTCATCCTGCTGATATTTTAATAGCTATTAGGCAATACGAAGGATTTAAGCTGGATTTATTTAAAAAACTATCCCCAAATATTATTGCAGATATTATTGATGATGCGGATGATGATGAAAAATACGCTCTCCTATCAATTCATGAAGGTATCATGCAAAAGAAAATCATACATGAAATGTCCTCAGATGAATTAGTTGATTTACTAGAAGCTGTAACAGACGACGAAGCTAAAAACATTATGATAAATATGGATAAAGAAGATGTTGATGAAGTAACAGAATTATTAACCTACCCTCCAGATAGTGCAGGTGGAATTATGGCAACGGAGTTTGTCAGTATAAAAGAAAATATGACTATCGGCGAGACTCTGCATTACCTTCAGAAGGAAACACCTGACGTAGATAATGCCTATTATATATATGTTGTTGATGATAATGCTCTTTTAAAGGGAGTTATATCCCTTCGAGATATCGTAATTAACAGCTTTAATGTAAAAATATCTGATATTATGAATGATAATGCCATGAGTATACCTGTTGATATGGATAAAGAAGAGGTCGGTCACATATTTGAAAAATATGGTTATTTAACTATGCCCGTAGTAAATGAATTTATGCAGATTTTAGGGATAGTAACTTCAGATGATGTAATGGAAATTCTTAGCGATGAACATACTGAAGATTTATATCGTCTTGCAGGTATAAAAGAAGATGAAAAGGTTACTGGGTCACTTAAGTCTGCTGTGAGAAGTAGATTACCTTGGCTATTTGTAAATTTATTAACTGCAATCCTTGCAGCCGCAACCGTTAGCCTTTTTGAAGGAACCATACAAAAAGTCGTAGCCTTAGCCACCTTCATGCCAATAGTTGCAGGTATGGGAGGTAATGCAGGCACCCAAACCCTAACTATTATTATTCGTAGCATAGCCCTTGGGGAAATAGACGCTAAAAATTCCCTTAAAATATTATTAAAGGAATTCGGTGTAGGTCTACTTACAGGTATCGCAATGGGGGTTGCTGTAGCAATTTTAGGTTACTTATGGGAAAAGAATATTGTTTTTGGAGTAGTTATTGGTCTTTCTATGGTTTTAAACATGGTAGCTGCAACCATATCAGGTTTTACAGTCCCAGTTATACTAAAGAAACTCAATATTGATCCAGCACTTGCCTCTGCTGTATTTGTTACTACAGTAACCGACGTTTTGGGTTTCTTTTTCTTCCTAGGTCTTGCAACACTATTTTTACCTTACTTAATATAA
- a CDS encoding SLC13 family permease, whose translation MTSFFSTPKIEYIDFKVLFTLFNLMLIVSAFKHMKVLDKLAVTLLIKYDSSKKISFILIYLTFFSSMLITNDVALITFVPLALIISKRASISPMKLVIFQTLAANIGSGLTPMGNPQNLFLFSYYRLTGFEFLKTMIPFTLLGIVWLFVLNNLEKNKKLKFDLDNIIIESKVKVMVFCLLFIFIILSVFNIINYKLAFIITLLTVLLLNKKLLLKVDYILLLTFVCFFIFIGNLSSLPFIKSLARSFLQNKTTTYFSSIILSQIVSNVPCSILLANFTSNWRELLLGVNIGGLGTLVASLASVISYKLYIKKRTANAQSRYLTLFTLYNLISLLVFTFVLYFIFIF comes from the coding sequence ATAACATCATTCTTTTCCACTCCTAAAATAGAATACATTGATTTTAAAGTTTTATTTACATTATTTAATCTTATGCTCATTGTCAGTGCCTTTAAACATATGAAAGTGCTCGACAAACTAGCTGTAACTTTGCTTATAAAATACGATAGTTCTAAAAAGATCTCTTTTATTTTAATATACTTAACTTTTTTTAGCTCTATGCTCATAACCAATGATGTGGCTTTAATAACCTTTGTACCTTTAGCCCTTATAATAAGTAAACGCGCGAGTATTAGTCCTATGAAATTAGTTATATTTCAAACCTTAGCTGCTAATATTGGTAGTGGTCTTACCCCTATGGGGAATCCACAGAATTTATTTCTTTTTTCCTATTATAGACTAACAGGTTTTGAATTCTTGAAAACAATGATTCCATTTACACTTTTAGGTATTGTATGGCTTTTTGTTCTAAACAATTTAGAAAAAAATAAAAAACTTAAATTTGATTTAGATAACATAATTATTGAAAGCAAAGTAAAAGTGATGGTCTTTTGTCTTCTATTTATATTTATTATATTATCTGTGTTTAATATAATAAATTACAAATTAGCATTTATCATTACACTGCTTACAGTGCTACTATTAAATAAGAAACTACTATTAAAAGTAGATTATATTTTATTACTTACGTTTGTATGTTTCTTTATATTTATTGGTAATTTATCAAGTTTACCTTTTATAAAATCACTAGCAAGAAGTTTTTTGCAAAATAAAACAACAACTTATTTCTCATCTATTATATTAAGTCAAATTGTTAGTAACGTGCCATGTTCAATACTACTCGCAAATTTCACTTCGAACTGGCGGGAACTTTTGCTTGGAGTAAATATAGGTGGACTTGGGACACTAGTCGCTTCCTTAGCTAGTGTTATCTCATATAAACTGTACATAAAAAAACGAACTGCAAATGCTCAAAGTAGATATCTCACCTTATTTACATTATATAATTTAATTAGCTTACTAGTATTCACCTTTGTACTTTACTTTATTTTTATATTTTAA
- a CDS encoding MutS-related protein gives MEGQKSSYANRKKHYEDLLKKQTQTISFISLLRLIIFVAGISFSIFFYMRDTYYLSVFVLTTTLITFITFAIKHKKIKYNKIRCTILCEINENSLKRLDNNWKGFSDSGQDFVDETHSYSRDLDIFGDNSLFQWINTCVTYLGRQKLKETLQKPKYNIEEIYKRQKAVKELAKNIGWTQRFEAEAILSENKNHDPKELFKWVEDKNEFFLKPVTIAVIRILPIITLSLLVSSFILSVISYRIFMLAIVLHIILLLIGYKEVSRNLDTVYQYKDSILIYNRLLKHIEKKKFDSEYLIKLKEKLINKAGMKASTQIKKLANLVTVISDRKNIYYFPINILTLWDYQCLINLQRFKKASSSSLKTWLEVIGEMEALNSLSTIAFEHSDWAMPKFHDSPPIFDAKKLGHPLLGDKRIYNDIHIDKSQNVILITGSNMSGKSTLLRTTGINLVLAYTGAPVCCESFTCSIMDIYTCMRTSDNLEKNISSFYAELLRIKKLVTATEDKTPIFFLLDEIFKGTNSIDRHTGAKVLVAKLSNENALGFVSTHDLELGDIEKTNRKVRNYHLREYYKDDKLYFDYKLRTGVSTTRNALYLMKMAGLEIPSDIDLPK, from the coding sequence ATGGAAGGACAAAAATCATCTTACGCAAATCGAAAAAAACATTATGAAGATTTATTAAAAAAACAAACCCAAACCATAAGTTTTATAAGCTTATTGAGATTAATAATCTTTGTAGCCGGAATAAGCTTTTCAATTTTCTTCTATATGCGAGATACTTATTACTTAAGTGTTTTTGTATTAACTACAACACTTATCACATTCATAACATTTGCAATAAAACATAAAAAAATAAAGTATAATAAAATCCGCTGTACTATTTTATGTGAAATTAATGAAAATTCCCTAAAACGTCTCGATAATAATTGGAAGGGTTTTTCTGATAGTGGTCAGGACTTTGTTGATGAAACCCACAGCTACTCAAGAGACCTAGATATATTTGGTGATAACTCTCTTTTCCAATGGATAAACACCTGTGTAACTTACCTAGGACGTCAAAAACTTAAGGAAACGCTCCAAAAACCTAAGTATAATATCGAAGAAATATACAAAAGGCAGAAAGCCGTAAAAGAGCTCGCTAAAAATATTGGATGGACACAAAGATTTGAAGCAGAAGCAATCCTTAGTGAAAATAAAAATCATGATCCAAAGGAATTATTTAAGTGGGTAGAGGACAAAAATGAATTTTTCCTAAAACCGGTAACTATAGCCGTAATAAGAATATTGCCAATAATAACTTTATCTCTTCTAGTATCCTCTTTTATTTTATCCGTAATATCATATAGAATATTTATGTTAGCAATCGTCCTCCACATAATACTTCTTTTAATTGGATATAAAGAAGTAAGTAGAAATTTGGACACCGTGTATCAATATAAAGATTCTATTCTTATATATAATAGATTACTTAAGCACATAGAAAAGAAAAAGTTCGACTCAGAATACTTAATAAAATTAAAAGAAAAGCTTATAAATAAAGCTGGAATGAAAGCTTCCACTCAGATTAAAAAATTGGCAAATCTAGTAACTGTAATATCTGACAGAAAAAACATTTACTATTTCCCTATAAATATACTTACTCTATGGGATTATCAGTGTTTAATTAATCTACAACGCTTTAAAAAAGCTAGTTCATCCTCTTTAAAAACATGGCTTGAAGTTATAGGTGAAATGGAAGCACTAAATAGTTTATCAACCATAGCCTTCGAACACAGTGATTGGGCTATGCCAAAATTCCACGATAGTCCACCTATATTCGATGCTAAAAAGCTCGGTCATCCATTACTTGGAGATAAGAGAATATACAATGATATTCATATAGACAAGTCGCAAAATGTTATTTTAATAACAGGATCCAACATGTCAGGTAAAAGCACACTACTTCGTACAACAGGTATTAATTTGGTTTTAGCCTATACAGGCGCTCCTGTGTGCTGTGAAAGTTTTACCTGCTCTATAATGGATATTTATACTTGCATGAGGACAAGTGATAATTTAGAAAAAAATATTTCCTCCTTCTACGCAGAACTTTTAAGAATAAAAAAACTTGTAACTGCAACCGAAGATAAGACCCCCATTTTTTTCTTATTAGATGAAATTTTTAAAGGAACTAACTCTATTGATAGACATACCGGTGCTAAAGTTTTAGTTGCAAAACTAAGTAATGAAAATGCTTTAGGTTTTGTATCTACACATGACCTAGAACTTGGTGACATAGAAAAAACAAATAGAAAAGTTAGAAATTATCACCTTCGTGAATATTATAAAGATGATAAACTATACTTTGACTATAAATTACGAACTGGTGTTTCTACCACTAGAAATGCACTATACTTAATGAAAATGGCTGGACTTGAAATTCCTAGCGATATTGATCTTCCTAAATAA
- a CDS encoding ABC transporter ATP-binding protein: MIEFKNVSKSFNGRKILKDINITIQDEELVVFIGPSGCGKTTTLKMINKLITPTSGEVLINGKKIGDQNTIKLRRNMGYVIQQAGLLPHLTIGDNIALIPSIEKMEKEKLHTKVIELLTLVGLDPDIYIDKYPNQLSGGEQQRVGVARAFVMDPDVILMDEPFSALDPITKTQLQDEVFNIQQNYKKTIIFVTHDMDEALKLGDRICIMDGGYVVQFDTPSEILKNPVNDFVRDFVGKNRIWNQPELIMAKDIMIDKPVKSVGERTILQALEIMKSNNVDSLLVVDKGNTLTGLVTLKQIRTTLRKDPDKTKRIKDLMETKLITVNQEDSIINILEVIKKEDINFVPVVDDNHKLVGLLTKSSLLSILSNQFIDMEVDVNE, translated from the coding sequence TTGATCGAGTTTAAAAATGTAAGCAAAAGCTTTAATGGTAGAAAAATATTAAAAGATATAAATATTACTATACAAGATGAAGAATTAGTAGTTTTTATAGGACCTAGTGGTTGCGGTAAAACTACAACACTAAAAATGATTAATAAATTAATAACTCCCACTTCTGGTGAAGTTTTGATTAATGGTAAAAAAATTGGAGACCAAAACACTATAAAATTAAGACGTAACATGGGTTATGTTATACAACAAGCAGGTCTACTTCCACATTTAACTATAGGTGATAATATAGCATTAATACCATCTATAGAAAAAATGGAAAAAGAAAAGTTACACACTAAAGTAATTGAGTTATTAACACTGGTAGGACTAGATCCTGATATATATATAGATAAATATCCCAATCAGTTAAGTGGAGGTGAGCAACAAAGAGTAGGTGTTGCAAGAGCTTTCGTAATGGATCCTGATGTTATTCTTATGGATGAACCCTTTAGTGCACTGGACCCTATAACAAAAACTCAACTTCAAGATGAGGTATTTAATATCCAACAAAACTACAAAAAAACTATTATATTTGTAACTCACGATATGGATGAAGCATTAAAACTCGGCGATAGAATTTGTATTATGGATGGTGGATATGTGGTTCAATTTGATACGCCATCAGAAATTTTAAAGAATCCTGTTAATGATTTTGTACGTGACTTCGTAGGTAAAAATAGAATATGGAATCAACCTGAGTTAATTATGGCAAAAGATATTATGATAGATAAACCTGTAAAATCAGTTGGAGAACGAACAATACTCCAAGCACTTGAAATAATGAAATCTAACAATGTAGATAGTTTACTTGTTGTAGATAAAGGTAATACGCTAACTGGACTTGTTACGTTAAAGCAAATTAGAACAACTCTAAGAAAAGATCCAGATAAAACTAAAAGAATAAAAGACTTAATGGAAACCAAGCTTATAACCGTAAACCAAGAAGATTCAATAATAAATATATTAGAGGTTATAAAAAAGGAAGATATAAATTTTGTTCCAGTAGTTGATGATAACCATAAGCTAGTAGGCCTTCTTACAAAGAGTAGCCTTTTATCTATATTAAGTAATCAATTCATAGATATGGAGGTAGATGTTAATGAATAA
- a CDS encoding ABC transporter ATP-binding protein — protein MLEFRNLRKVFKNKTVINDISFTVNKGEFVVIVGQSGCGKTTTLKMINKLILPTSGSINLDGKNIFKEDTIKLRRNMGYVIQQTGLLPHMTVGENIGIIPMLEKWPEEKILARTNELLEMVGMKPEEYINRYPCELSGGQQQRIGVARAWATNPDVILMDEPFSALDPITRNQLQDELFNLQQESKKTIVFVTHDMDEALKLGDRICIMKDGNIVQYDTPEEILNNPANDFVKEFIGKNRIWQQPGFIRAKDIMITEPITTSGNRTVVQALEIMKANKVDSLLIINKQDKLEGIVTIKDIIRNYTGSLRVNTIMGTEIKTVNLEDSLVDILNLMNELKIGYVPVVDDGSKLVGLITESSLLIVLSNQYINQEDEE, from the coding sequence ATGTTAGAGTTTAGGAATTTAAGGAAGGTTTTTAAGAATAAAACCGTAATTAACGACATTAGTTTTACTGTAAATAAGGGAGAATTTGTAGTTATAGTAGGACAGAGTGGTTGCGGTAAAACCACAACCTTAAAAATGATTAATAAATTAATTTTACCGACATCAGGAAGTATAAACTTAGATGGTAAAAATATATTTAAGGAGGATACCATTAAGCTTAGACGGAATATGGGATATGTCATACAACAAACAGGACTTTTGCCACATATGACTGTAGGTGAAAATATTGGAATAATACCAATGCTTGAGAAATGGCCAGAAGAAAAGATACTTGCAAGGACAAATGAACTCTTAGAAATGGTTGGAATGAAGCCAGAAGAGTATATAAACAGATATCCATGTGAGTTAAGTGGAGGTCAGCAACAAAGAATCGGAGTTGCAAGAGCTTGGGCAACAAATCCGGATGTAATTCTTATGGATGAGCCTTTTAGCGCACTAGACCCAATTACCAGAAATCAGCTTCAAGATGAGTTGTTTAATCTTCAACAGGAATCTAAAAAAACAATAGTTTTTGTAACTCATGATATGGATGAAGCACTTAAGCTTGGTGATAGAATATGTATTATGAAGGATGGAAATATTGTTCAGTATGATACTCCAGAAGAAATTCTAAATAATCCTGCTAATGATTTTGTTAAAGAATTTATAGGGAAAAATAGAATATGGCAGCAACCAGGATTTATAAGAGCTAAAGATATTATGATTACGGAGCCAATTACAACTAGTGGAAATAGAACAGTAGTACAAGCTTTAGAAATTATGAAGGCAAACAAAGTAGACAGTTTGTTAATTATTAATAAACAAGATAAGCTAGAAGGAATTGTTACAATAAAAGATATTATAAGAAATTACACAGGTTCTCTAAGGGTAAATACTATTATGGGCACAGAAATTAAAACTGTTAATCTAGAGGACTCTTTAGTAGATATATTAAATCTAATGAATGAACTTAAAATCGGATATGTGCCAGTTGTAGATGATGGTTCAAAATTAGTTGGGCTAATTACTGAGAGTAGTTTGTTAATTGTTTTAAGCAATCAGTATATTAACCAGGAGGATGAGGAGTAA
- the galE gene encoding UDP-glucose 4-epimerase GalE: protein MAILVCGGAGYIGSHMVAELLEKGEEVVVLDNFQKGHHDALIGGKLYCGDLRDDVILNKVFTENTIDAVIDFAADSLVGESVVEPLKYFENNIGSTVNLLKAMRDHKVKYIVFSSTAATYGEPDNIPILEDDKTFPTNPYGESKLCVEKILKWCDNAYGIKYTALRYFNAAGAHISSKIGEDHRPESHLIPIILQVALGQREKIMIFGDDYKTEDGTCVRDYVHVTDLASAHLLAVKRLRRGEDSITCNLGNGKGFSVAEVIEATRKVTGINIKAEMAPRRAGDPAVLIASSDKAKKVLGWEPKYASLETIIETAWNWHKGHPEGYSK, encoded by the coding sequence ATGGCAATTTTGGTATGTGGTGGAGCAGGGTATATTGGAAGTCATATGGTAGCTGAACTTTTAGAAAAAGGTGAAGAGGTAGTTGTTTTAGATAATTTTCAAAAGGGACATCATGATGCATTAATAGGTGGAAAGCTATATTGTGGAGATTTAAGAGATGATGTTATACTTAACAAAGTTTTTACGGAGAATACTATAGATGCAGTTATAGATTTTGCAGCAGATTCATTAGTTGGTGAGAGTGTTGTAGAACCTTTAAAATATTTTGAAAATAATATTGGTTCTACAGTAAATTTATTAAAGGCTATGAGAGATCATAAGGTTAAATATATAGTGTTCTCATCGACTGCAGCGACTTATGGTGAGCCAGATAATATTCCTATACTTGAAGATGATAAGACTTTTCCTACTAATCCTTATGGAGAGTCAAAGCTATGTGTTGAAAAAATATTAAAATGGTGTGATAATGCTTATGGCATAAAATATACTGCTTTAAGATATTTTAATGCAGCAGGTGCACATATAAGCTCAAAAATAGGAGAAGATCATAGACCAGAATCTCATTTGATACCTATTATTCTTCAGGTAGCACTTGGACAAAGAGAGAAGATAATGATATTTGGTGATGATTACAAAACAGAGGATGGTACTTGTGTTAGAGATTATGTTCATGTAACTGACCTTGCTAGTGCTCATTTACTTGCGGTGAAGAGGCTTAGACGAGGAGAGGACAGTATAACTTGTAATCTTGGAAATGGAAAAGGATTTTCTGTTGCAGAGGTTATTGAAGCAACAAGAAAAGTTACTGGAATTAACATAAAGGCTGAAATGGCGCCTAGACGTGCAGGAGATCCAGCGGTACTTATAGCTTCTAGTGATAAGGCTAAAAAAGTTCTCGGATGGGAACCTAAATATGCTTCTCTTGAAACTATTATAGAAACTGCATGGAATTGGCATAAAGGTCATCCAGAAGGATACAGTAAATAA